Proteins from one Cryptomeria japonica chromosome 4, Sugi_1.0, whole genome shotgun sequence genomic window:
- the LOC131032148 gene encoding uncharacterized protein LOC131032148, with translation MRDEDGKTALHYAVENAKVGVVRYLVSFARVINKANKNGYTALDIANQKYEEEPLSPYFAIWWFLSSKNGITGLEAANQIRETSKPFPSDEKYSTKINSLSVCAILIATVTFQAVFTLPDHDKDKTALSAEISFQSFIFFVWLAFCFSMAAAILLAYATSFRRYRSLAVVAAILSMALYSMMISFSLAIFLQLRKGYYKLAVFFFCAMFLLAPIAIGVILVVLHNAIGFRVSEFIQPGLLRIGRFFQASFKRDASILVVKWQYGLTNTCVSRAFYTVDFAINDCDLLTHRYHAVQKVCFGAKIASAL, from the exons ATGAGAGATGAAGACGGTAAAACTGCTCTCCACTACGCCGTTGAAAATGCTAAAGTGGGTGTTGTAAGATATTTGGTGTCTTTCGCAAGGGTAATTAATAAAGCTAACAAGAATGGGTACACTGCGCTAGACATAGCAAATCAGAAGTATGAAGAAGAACCATTGTCTCCCTACTTTGCA ATTTGGTGGTTCCTGAGCAGCAAGAATGGGATCACAGGATTGGAGGCGGCAAACCAGATCAGAGAAACATCAAAGCCATTTCCAAGTGATGAAAAGTATTCGACAAAAATCAACAGTCTTTCTGTATGTGCCATATTGATTGCAACGGTCACATTTCAAGCGGTTTTCACCCTGCCAGACCATGACAAGGACAAGACGGCCCTGTCCGCGGAGATTTCTTTCCAAAGTTTTATATTCTTCGTTTGGCTGGCATTTTGCTTTTCAATGGCAGCAGCAATCCTTCTAGCCTACGCAACCTCTTTCCGTCGCTATCGTAGTTTGGCAGTAGTCGCAGCTATCTTATCAATGGCCCTCTACAGCATGATGATTTCATTTTCCTTGGCCATATTTCTACAACTGAGGAAAGGGTATTATAAGTTGGCAGTTTTCTTCTTCTGTGCAATGTTTTTGCTGGCCCCGATTGCCATTGGGGTGATACTAGTGGTGTTGCATAATGCCATCGGTTTTCGAGTCTCCGAGTTCATACAACCAGGGCTTTTGAGAATAGGCCGCTTTTTCCAGGCCAGCTTTAAgagggacgcgtctattctggttgtaaaatggcagtacggattgactaacacgtgtgttagtcgtgcattttacactgtcgattttgcaataaacgactgcgatttactaacacatcgctatcacgctgtacaaaaggtctgttttggagccaaaatagcttcgGCCCTTTAA